The genomic window CGCGAATATCCAAGTACGATACCAATCCCGCCAACAATCCTCAGTCGCCGCAGCGCCCCCGCGAGCAGAGCTAGGCCATCTGCGAGGCTGAATGCTCGCTCCTGGCCCATACCGATCAACCCCAACTCTTGTCTTCGTGTCAGTTGTGAGGCCTAGACCAGACATGGTCGGACCGCGGCCAAATCGACGCTTTTGACTTAAAGCCGTCATTGCGACAGGCGCCACTGGCTGTCGGTAAGCCATTTCGAGACGACGGCACTTCTCAGAGCTTCAAACTGGGGACGTCACCGCGGAGCCCGGGACCACGATCCACTGGCACCGCAATGATGGCAGCGACGCCGTCATTTTTTTATCACTGCCGACATCTTCAAACCGACGAACTAAAGGACTTGCGGATCGCGACCTGGAGATCGTTCAAGCGCTGAACCGATGCCGAGGCGCTCCGCCTCGTCCCGCAGGTTGCCAAGTTTGCATGCCGTCTCTTGTCCGCGGCACCGACCCTGTGCACTAGCGGCGCGTCCATATCGGGCAAAGAAGTCGGCCCAGGGCAATGGTTCTGGTCGCGTGTATTCCTCGAGCGCAGTGCTGAAGCGCTCCGCGCCGTCCCAATCCCGAGAGTTCAGCGATGCATCGATCGCATACCGGAAGAACCATAAATGACTGTGGCTCACCGCGCCCTTACGAAGGATCTCCTCACCTTCCGTCAGCGCTGCAAGACATTCAAGCGGGTTCTCAGTCGTGACCGCAAGGTTGCCGAGGATCCACGGGCCCATGAAGCTGAGCCCGGTCTGGCGGCTGATCGCCAAGGCGCGGTACAGCAGGTCCATCGCCTCTGCGTTGCTCGCCTCTGCACGAGCGACCATGGCCAGATCGTTAAGGCTCACCGCCTCGAACCTTTTGGCACCGAGCTGCCGGGCAAGAATCAGCGCCCGCTCGGCATGCAGCTTCGCACGTCCAGACTCGCCCGTCGTGCGAAACACGTTGCACGCCGCGTTGTGGGCAATGATTTCCGCCCGGTTATGCCCGACCCGGGCCGCCAACTCGACCGCGGCCAGGGTCGTCGCGAGCGCCCCGGAGAAATCATTGAGATACACTTGGGTATGCGCGACCATGCTGAGGTTGGCGACCTCGACGCGGCCGGCGCCCGATGCGCGCGACAGCTCCGCGCACCGGCTGAAGTGCCGATAGGCGCTGACCATGCGGCCGCGCGCGTATTCGGCATCGCCCAAACCACCAAGTGCACGCGCCTCCATCTCTGGCCAATTGGCTGTTCGGGCGCAGATGAGTGCCTGCTCATGCTCCGTCAGGCACTCGACGAGCCTTCCAAGCGGGAAACAGAGATTGCCGCGCAGGTGGTGGATGCGCGCGCGCGAGGCGAGGTCATCGACACCCGCGGCGGCCGCAGCCTTGTCCAGCATCGTGAAGGCCTCGTCGAAACGATCCGTCACGCGCAGCCCGGCGGCGAGCCCAAGCCAGGCCTGACACCGCTCGGTGTCGACATCGGCAACAGCCAGCGCCTGCTCGAAAGCAGCAATCGATTCCAAGATTGAACCGAGGTCATGCAAGATCTCACCGCGGCGGAGGGACAGAGCGCTCACATCGCTTCGTCTGCGGGCCAAGGCAAGCCCGCGCTCGACAAGACGTAGCGCCTGTTCGGTCCGGTACTCAGCCGCTTCCGCGCGTGCCGCTTCCAGGTAGGCCCGCGGGGCGCCTTCATCTTTGGCCCGGTCGAGATGCTGCGCGCACAAGGTCAGGTCACGGCTCCTGAACCAATCTGCCGCTCGCCAATGCAACTCGCGGCGACGGCTCCTGAGCAGTGTGTTGTAGATGCCCTCCTGGATAAGCGCGTGGGCGAAGAGGAAGTGATCGCCGTGCGGACGCACCAGGAGATGCCGCACCAAGTCGGTGCAATTCCATCCGGGCTGGTCGAGCAGCGCTTCCAACGCTTCGGCGGTAAATCGCTGGCCGAGAACCGAGGCTGCTTGCACCGCCCGCTTGTCCGGGAACGCGAGCCGATCCAGGCGCGCCTGTACCAAGCTCTTGATTGACCCTGGCACACCACCCTTGGCGCTCTCTTCGGCATGCCGCAACAGCTGCTCCAGAAACAGCGGATTGCCGGCGGCCCGTTCGATGCAGCGCTGGGCAAGCTCACCCCGTGCATCCAGATAGGCCCCTGCGAGCCGGTTGGCCTCGCTCGGCTGGAGCGGGCCGAGGTCGATCGTCACCATTGGCTGGCCGGCAGTTGTCGGACGCCAGGCCTCGTTGAGCGGATCGCGCTCGATCCGCGAGGTCATCACCAGCAGCGCTGGACACCCAGTGACTGCCTCGGCAAGGTTCGCTAGATGATCAAGAGTCGTCCGGTCAGCCCAGTGCAGGTCTTCAATCGCGAGCAGGCGAGGGCGACGGCTGCTCGCTCGGCTAACAAGCTCGGCGACGCTCGCCCGCTTGCCACGGTCACGTGCCGCATTGTCCATTGCATCATAGAGCGTGCGCAACTCGGTCGGTTGCGGCACGTTCAGGAGGTCGTTGAGGTATAGCCGGCGCTCGTCAGCAAGCAGTCCATCCTCGAGGGCCTTCTCGGCTGCTGCCTCGATCTCTTCCCGGCTGCTCTCGCCCGACAGACCGAGCAGACTGCGGACGAGTGAGCGGATTGCGTCCTGGCCGGAGCCCATTCCAAAGTCGAGCACCAGCCCCGCGTGACAAGCGAAGTTTTCCTCCTCTGCCTTCGCCTGGAGCTTCTCGAGCAGGCGGGTCTTGCCGATACCGGCTTCCCCGCGGATGTAGAAGACCTCGCCGAATCTCGTGTCCCGGCACCGCGCCAACGCCGCTTCGAGCTGCTGCAGTTCGCGGAGCCGTCCAACAAAGGCTTGATCGCGGGAGCGAGCCGGTTCGCGAAAGCTGCGCAGTCGCCATGCCCTGACCGGCCTCGCAAGCCCCTGGATCGCGAGTTCGCCGACGTCGGAGCAGTCGATCCGTTCGGCAAGTGCCCGGTGAACTGAATCCGAAATGAGGATCTCGCCTGTAGCCGCCTGATCCGTCAATCGCGAGGCAAGGTTCACGGAATCTCCGGTGACCGTGTACTCAAGGTGGCGCGCGCTGCCGGTGCCGCTTGCGACGACTTCGCCACTGGCAATGCCGATGTGAACGCCAACGGCGCGGCCGAGCTCGGCTTCCAGCGTGGGGATGCGGCGGCCGATGTCGAGGGCAGCCCGGATGCATCGCTCCGGATCATTGCCATAGGCCATCGGGGCCCCAAAGACCGCCATCACGCAATCGCCAATGTGCTTGTCCACGCTCCCGCCGTGATCGACCACGCTTGCGTCGGCAAGGTTGAAGAAGCGTTCGAGGAGGGCGTGGACTTCCTCAGCGTCGAGTTCGTCGACGAGATTCGTGTAGCCGGCCAGGTCGGCAAACAGCACCGTCACCTGCCGCCGCTCGGCCTCCGGCAGGGACGAAGTCGTCAGCGAAATCGAG from Nitrobacteraceae bacterium AZCC 1564 includes these protein-coding regions:
- a CDS encoding class 3 adenylate cyclase/tetratricopeptide (TPR) repeat protein (product_source=COG2114/COG0457; cath_funfam=1.10.150.50,1.25.40.10,3.30.70.1230,3.40.50.300; cog=COG0457,COG2114; pfam=PF00211,PF00536,PF13191; smart=SM00028,SM00044,SM00382,SM00454; superfamily=47769,48452,52540,55073), which gives rise to MNVAAWLHGLGLGQYEQSFRENDIDAELLAQLTTDDLIAIGVASLGHRRKLLAAIAALRDGAAPASVSVPGAASISLTTSSLPEAERRQVTVLFADLAGYTNLVDELDAEEVHALLERFFNLADASVVDHGGSVDKHIGDCVMAVFGAPMAYGNDPERCIRAALDIGRRIPTLEAELGRAVGVHIGIASGEVVASGTGSARHLEYTVTGDSVNLASRLTDQAATGEILISDSVHRALAERIDCSDVGELAIQGLARPVRAWRLRSFREPARSRDQAFVGRLRELQQLEAALARCRDTRFGEVFYIRGEAGIGKTRLLEKLQAKAEEENFACHAGLVLDFGMGSGQDAIRSLVRSLLGLSGESSREEIEAAAEKALEDGLLADERRLYLNDLLNVPQPTELRTLYDAMDNAARDRGKRASVAELVSRASSRRPRLLAIEDLHWADRTTLDHLANLAEAVTGCPALLVMTSRIERDPLNEAWRPTTAGQPMVTIDLGPLQPSEANRLAGAYLDARGELAQRCIERAAGNPLFLEQLLRHAEESAKGGVPGSIKSLVQARLDRLAFPDKRAVQAASVLGQRFTAEALEALLDQPGWNCTDLVRHLLVRPHGDHFLFAHALIQEGIYNTLLRSRRRELHWRAADWFRSRDLTLCAQHLDRAKDEGAPRAYLEAARAEAAEYRTEQALRLVERGLALARRRSDVSALSLRRGEILHDLGSILESIAAFEQALAVADVDTERCQAWLGLAAGLRVTDRFDEAFTMLDKAAAAAGVDDLASRARIHHLRGNLCFPLGRLVECLTEHEQALICARTANWPEMEARALGGLGDAEYARGRMVSAYRHFSRCAELSRASGAGRVEVANLSMVAHTQVYLNDFSGALATTLAAVELAARVGHNRAEIIAHNAACNVFRTTGESGRAKLHAERALILARQLGAKRFEAVSLNDLAMVARAEASNAEAMDLLYRALAISRQTGLSFMGPWILGNLAVTTENPLECLAALTEGEEILRKGAVSHSHLWFFRYAIDASLNSRDWDGAERFSTALEEYTRPEPLPWADFFARYGRAASAQGRCRGQETACKLGNLRDEAERLGIGSALERSPGRDPQVL